The Hemiscyllium ocellatum isolate sHemOce1 chromosome 19, sHemOce1.pat.X.cur, whole genome shotgun sequence genome has a segment encoding these proteins:
- the LOC132824945 gene encoding V-type proton ATPase subunit E 1-like: MALSDADVQKQIKHMMAFIEQEANEKAEEIDAKAEEEFNIEKGRLVQTQRLKIMEYYEKKEKQIEQQKKIQMSNLQNQARLKVLKARDDLISDLLNEARQRLGRGAKDPTRYQTLLDGLILQGFYQLLEPMVIIRCRKQDTAVVKASINKNVPIYKNSINKDIDVHIDQENFLPEDIAGGVEMYDCTGKIKVSNTLESRLDLIAQQMMPNIRVALFGPNQNRKFLD; this comes from the exons ATGGCGCTGAGCGACGCCGATGTGCAGAAACAG ATCAAACACATGATGGCCTTCATTGAGCAAGAGGCCAATGAGAAAGCAGAAGAAATAGATGCAAAG GCAGAAGAGGAGTTTAACATCGAAAAGGGCCGCCTTGTACAGACACAGAGGTTAAAGATCATGGAATATTATGAAAAGAAGGAAAAGCAAATTGAGCAGCAGAAGAAAAT tcaaATGTCTAACTTGCAGAACCAGGCTAGATTGAAGGTCCTCAAAGCCAGAGATGATCTCATTTCG GATCTGTTGAATGAAGCCAGGCAGAGACTAGGCAGAGGGGCAAAAGATCCTACAAGATACCAAACACTTCTGGATGGACTGATACTGCAG GGCTTTTACCAACTGTTGGAACCTATGGTGATTATTCGATGTCGCAAGCAAGATACTGCTGTAGTTAAG GCCTCCATCAACAAGAATGTTCCCATTTACAAGAACAGTATAAATAAAGATATTGATGTTCACATTGACCAGGAAAATTTTCTGCCTGAAGACAT TGCTGGAGGTGTTGAAATGTATGATTGTACAGGAAAAATAAAAGTTTCCAATACCTTGGAGAGTAGGTTGGACCTCATTGCACAGCAA